A single window of Rickettsiella endosymbiont of Dermanyssus gallinae DNA harbors:
- the rfaD gene encoding ADP-glyceromanno-heptose 6-epimerase — translation MIIVTGGAGFIGSNLVKQLNVKYPEIPIVIVDDLTEGIKFKNINDCRVADYLDQQDFLEKIKQNKYFPKLKAIFHQGACSTTTEWNGKYMMENNFEYSKVLLHYCLSWKVPFIYASSASVYGVGSVFKEELQYEKPINVYAYSKYLFDQYVRNILPEAKSQIVGLRYFNVYGPRESHKGNMASVVLHADQQLRETGIINLFQGNDGYGDGEQQRDFIYVDDAVNINLWFLKSKKSGIYNAGTGHSESFNALAQAVIDFHGRGEIHYIPFPASLQGCYQSFTQADLSKLKAIGYAGSFKPVAEGVKAYLSIIHKSITI, via the coding sequence ATGATTATTGTGACAGGGGGCGCCGGCTTTATTGGTAGTAATTTGGTTAAGCAGTTAAATGTTAAGTACCCTGAAATACCTATTGTTATTGTGGACGATCTCACTGAAGGTATTAAGTTTAAAAACATCAATGATTGCAGGGTTGCAGATTATTTAGATCAGCAAGATTTTCTAGAGAAAATAAAACAGAATAAGTATTTTCCTAAATTAAAGGCTATTTTCCATCAAGGCGCGTGCTCTACAACCACCGAATGGAATGGGAAGTACATGATGGAAAATAACTTTGAATATTCAAAAGTATTATTACATTATTGTTTATCTTGGAAGGTTCCATTTATTTATGCTTCAAGTGCTTCTGTTTATGGGGTAGGTAGTGTTTTTAAAGAAGAATTGCAATATGAAAAACCAATTAACGTTTACGCCTATTCCAAATATTTATTTGATCAGTATGTACGAAATATTTTGCCAGAGGCGAAAAGTCAGATAGTAGGGTTACGTTATTTTAATGTTTATGGGCCTCGTGAAAGTCATAAAGGAAACATGGCCAGCGTCGTGTTGCATGCGGATCAGCAGTTAAGGGAAACGGGCATTATTAACTTATTTCAAGGAAATGATGGTTATGGCGATGGCGAACAACAACGCGACTTTATCTATGTCGATGATGCAGTGAACATTAATTTATGGTTTTTAAAGTCTAAAAAAAGCGGGATTTATAATGCAGGAACAGGGCATAGTGAAAGTTTTAATGCGCTGGCCCAGGCAGTGATTGATTTTCATGGGCGTGGCGAGATTCACTATATTCCTTTTCCAGCATCGTTGCAGGGGTGTTACCAAAGTTTTACACAAGCCGATCTTTCTAAGTTAAAAGCGATAGGGTATGCCGGATCTTTTAAGCCGGTTGCTGAAGGCGTAAAAGCGTACCTCTCAATTATTCACAAAAGTATTACCATTTAA
- a CDS encoding class I fructose-bisphosphate aldolase: MAVHELEGIIKQLATPGIAKGILAADESQATIGKRFASLHVESTVENRRSYRELLFTTPGIEAFINGVILHEETLGQRDKEGILFPDLLAEQGIVPGIKVDKGLIALNAEEKMTQGLDGLAERLMIYKNLGACFAKWRAVFTISNTLPSSLAIAANAQALARYAYICQDNGLVPIVEPELLMDGSHSLARCAEATEATLHAVFEELHKHQIRLKCMILKPSMVIAGNHHTPPASINEVAQATLKILQQTVPTDVPSINFLSGGQTPELATAHLNAMNKLKTAKQPWLLSFSYGRALQEPALKAWNGKAHNVKAAQRAFYKRAKLNAAACKGLYQTTMEAEDKEAEPAFV; this comes from the coding sequence ATGGCCGTCCATGAACTCGAAGGAATTATCAAACAACTTGCCACACCAGGAATAGCAAAAGGAATATTAGCTGCCGATGAAAGCCAGGCTACCATTGGAAAACGGTTTGCTAGTCTGCATGTAGAATCTACCGTAGAAAACCGCCGTAGTTATCGTGAGTTGCTTTTTACAACCCCCGGAATTGAAGCCTTTATTAATGGCGTTATTCTGCATGAAGAAACCTTAGGTCAACGAGACAAAGAAGGTATACTTTTTCCCGACCTATTAGCCGAACAAGGCATCGTGCCTGGGATTAAAGTCGATAAAGGGCTTATTGCGCTGAATGCAGAAGAAAAAATGACACAGGGTCTAGACGGTTTAGCTGAAAGACTCATGATCTATAAAAATTTAGGTGCTTGTTTTGCCAAATGGCGCGCTGTATTCACTATTTCCAATACGCTTCCTTCTTCCTTAGCCATAGCGGCAAACGCTCAAGCACTAGCGCGTTATGCCTATATTTGCCAAGATAATGGCCTCGTTCCGATTGTAGAGCCTGAGTTATTGATGGATGGCAGCCATAGCCTTGCGCGTTGCGCGGAAGCCACCGAAGCCACCTTACATGCCGTCTTTGAAGAACTACACAAGCATCAAATTCGGTTGAAATGCATGATACTTAAACCCAGCATGGTTATTGCCGGAAATCACCACACACCTCCCGCTAGTATCAATGAGGTTGCCCAAGCGACTCTAAAAATCTTACAACAAACTGTTCCTACAGACGTACCTAGCATTAACTTTCTTTCTGGTGGCCAGACACCCGAGCTTGCAACAGCGCATCTAAACGCAATGAATAAATTAAAAACCGCTAAACAACCTTGGCTGTTAAGCTTCTCTTATGGCCGCGCTTTACAAGAACCCGCCCTAAAGGCTTGGAATGGAAAAGCACATAACGTTAAGGCCGCGCAACGAGCGTTTTATAAACGTGCAAAATTAAATGCAGCCGCTTGCAAAGGACTCTATCAAACGACGATGGAAGCTGAAGACAAAGAAGCTGAGCCTGCTTTTGTTTAA
- a CDS encoding ComEA family DNA-binding protein: protein MLTTLLVSVLGTPALANQSIDTPTYPAAQRSTASLLAQDYKEVTASVNINTADAKTLLELKGVGLKRAQTIISDREQNGPFKSVDDLIRVKGIGKKTVDQNHNKITV, encoded by the coding sequence TTGTTAACTACTTTATTAGTTTCAGTATTAGGGACGCCTGCTTTAGCAAATCAATCTATTGACACACCTACTTATCCTGCTGCACAACGATCAACAGCGAGTTTGCTTGCGCAAGATTATAAGGAAGTTACGGCGAGCGTTAATATTAATACGGCAGATGCTAAAACATTGCTTGAATTAAAAGGTGTTGGTTTGAAGCGGGCGCAAACTATTATTTCTGATAGAGAGCAAAATGGTCCTTTTAAATCAGTGGATGATTTAATACGAGTTAAAGGGATTGGCAAAAAAACAGTTGATCAAAACCATAATAAAATAACTGTTTAA